A region from the Rhodamnia argentea isolate NSW1041297 chromosome 7, ASM2092103v1, whole genome shotgun sequence genome encodes:
- the LOC115742467 gene encoding CLAVATA3/ESR (CLE)-related protein TDIF — translation MDIDLLWAIGGWFLFFDCMAASSSSSTSSSLSEGHTKLNHLFITFFLFLSLLSFVFLVSTIHPMDGAEKPSLVRSSSSLIIARRLLLSSSDHSMESSSSSSSTVSFHPKKASNRKASSRQFEAGAHEVPSGPNPISNR, via the coding sequence ATGGATATTGATCTCTTGTGGGCTATTGGGGGGTGGTTTCTATTCTTTGATTGCATggcagcttcttcttcttcttcaacgtCATCGTCGCTCTCAGAAGGACACACAAAGCTCAACcatctcttcatcaccttcttcctcttcctctcccttcTCAGCTTCGTGTTCCTTGTATCGACGATCCACCCCATGGACGGAGCCGAGAAGCCGTCGCTCGTGCGCTCCTCCTCGTCATTAATCATTGCTCGGAGGCTTCTTCTCTCGTCATCAGATCATTCCATGgagtcatcatcttcatcttcatccacTGTGAGCTTTCACCCCAAGAAGGCCAGCAACCGCAAGGCTTCCTCGCGGCAATTCGAAGCCGGAGCCCACGAGGTCCCGAGCGGTCCGAACCCGATATCGAACCGGTGA